In Pseudosulfitobacter pseudonitzschiae, the sequence AGGGGCAGCCCTGATGTGTTTTGCCAGCGGTGTGGATGAGGCCGAGGCCGTTCGAGAGACCGTGGCGATCCTGAAACAGGCGGATACAGCGCCTCTGGATGTCACAGGCTACGGCACATTGGCCGAGCGTGAGGAAGAAGGCCACGAGATTGACGACGAAGAGCGCGCGCTGATGCAGCAGGCGCTGGATGAAAACGCGGTGATCGTGGCGCAGGTAACGCCCTTCTTCGACAAGCTTTAAGGCTTGCGCTATTACGGGTTTTTGCCGAACCATTTGCGGTGGATTGTGGCATAGGTGCCGTCTTCGCGCAGGCTGAGTAACACCCGGTTGATGTCCTCGCGCAGCGCGCTGTTGGTGGGCAGTGCAATGCCATAGTTTTCGCTTTTGAACACCGAACCGGTCAATTCAGCCAGTCCAGCGCCGGATGTGTTCACATAATAGGCCAGCACCGGTGCGTCAAAAACGACGGCATCCAGTTCGTTGGACTCGAATTTTTCCAGCAAACGGGCCAGATCAGGCGACCCTTCCGAGCGCATATCGCGCGCGTCCATAAACACTTGGGCGGTGCTGCCTTCGATGGTGCCGACGCGTTTGCCGTACAGATCGTTGACTGACCTGACCGATCCGTTGATCGCCTCGACCGTCATGGTTGCCGTAATGTGGGCGACGAACAACGACACGATAAACAGTGACGAAACCACCAGCAAAACACCGAACACACGTCCGAACACACTGCGCGGCATCCGTTCTTCGAACCCGCCGTTAACCACAAGGTTCAGCGCCCACCAGAACGA encodes:
- a CDS encoding transporter substrate-binding domain-containing protein; the encoded protein is MIRYFLSFLFTCCLVTEAAAQDLTVATVTRPPFSMVADGEDTGFSTELWHEIASQLGRPYQTVRYDNFSEMLGSIKNGDSDLAIANISITADRLAEMDFSQPIFASGLQIMVHRQAGSGTSFWSAFLSWDLLLAIIGAFALLMTGGMIMWHFEKRSQDYFDKPLRQAIFPSFWWALNLVVNGGFEERMPRSVFGRVFGVLLVVSSLFIVSLFVAHITATMTVEAINGSVRSVNDLYGKRVGTIEGSTAQVFMDARDMRSEGSPDLARLLEKFESNELDAVVFDAPVLAYYVNTSGAGLAELTGSVFKSENYGIALPTNSALREDINRVLLSLREDGTYATIHRKWFGKNP